The genome window CAATATGTTTACGAAGCCAAACTGTGTTTATGTGCTTCCGAGTGGCAAACAACTTACCATGGAACACGGGCGGTTGCGCCTGGCAGACAAAGAACGTGGTCGTGAGCCTAATTTTGCCATAGATATCTTCTTTGAGTCTATGGCTAAAAGCAGGGGAAAGTATGCGATAGGTATAGTGCTTTCAGGTACCGGAACAGACGGCACAAAAGGCTCTAAAGCCATTAAAAAAGCCGGTGGTATGGTAGTGGTGCAGGAGCCCGAAACAGCTAAGTTTGATGGCATGCCACGCAGTGCCATTAATTCAGGTTATGTAGATTATGTGCTTCCGCCTGAGCAGATGCCGGAAGAAATTATAGATTACACCCGCAAATTCCCGCTGGTAAAAACAATTATTGCCAATACGGAGCAGGAAAAGGATGACTTGGTTCTGAAAGAGATTCTGGACCTTGTTTGCACCCACACCCAAACCGATTTTACAAACTATAAGCAGGCAACCATAAACCGCAGAGTACATAAAAGGATAAACCACCTGAAGTTAAATAGCCTGACGGAATATCTTACTTACCTGCACGAAAACCCTGCGGAGATCAGGAAACTCTGCCAAGAGTTTTTCATAAATGTTACCCGTTTTTTCCGTGATCCGGAAGCCTTTGAACTGCTGGAACAGCAGGTAATACCGCAAATACTGGAAGATAAGCGTGAAAATGAGTCAGTAAAAGTATGGGTAGCTGCCTGCAGCACCGGCGAAGAAGTATACTCGCTGGCAATGCTTTTCTGTGAAGCTTATAAAAAGCTGAACCGCGAACCTAACATTAAGTTATTTGCTACTGATATTGATCAGCAGGCTATTACACAGGCATCAAAAGGCAGCTATCCGATATCCATTGCCAAAGACCTTACACCGGAAAGGCTGGAGCGTTTCTTCACGTTTAAAAACAACCGGTACCAGGTAAAAGACGAGATCAGGAAGCTGGTTGTGTTTGCACAACACGACTTGCAGAAAGATCCTCCATACAGCCGCATTGACCTGATCACTTGCCGCAACATGCTTATCTACCTGAACCCGGATCAGCAGAATAAAGTGATTGCGCTATTCCCATATGCATTGAACCTCGACGGCTACCTGCTGTTGGGCCCAAGTGAGCACATCGGGGATATGGGTAGTTATTTTTCGGAAGAGAACCGAAAGTGGAAGCTATACCGCAAAATAAAGGAAGGAGTAGGCAGGCACAAAACGTACGGCATTACAGATTACAACTATAATGCAACACCACTGAGTCAGTCAACACAATACAAGAATTTGTCTTTGGCTAAGTATAACGACTCCTTTATGGATGCCGTGGCCGAAGATTTTAAAGTAACAGCCTTATACGTAGATGAGCAGTACCAGCTGCTGCATGGTATAGGGGATATTAACCGTTTCCTGAAGTTCCCGGATAAGCGCCTGCACTTTAACCTGATCAAGATGGTGCCTGAGGAGCTGGCTGTAACGCTGAGCGTAGGTATCCGGAAGGCACTGAAACAGGACCGTAAAGTAGTTGCCCGGCAGGTAAAGGTTAAGATAGAGAAGAAAGAGCAAATGGTGCATGTTTCTATCCGTCCGTTAACACTGGAGAAGGGGCAGGCTAAAATCATACTTATACTGCTGCAGGAAATGGGCGAAGTAACGCCATTGCCTAAAATTTCTGATCTATCGTTTGTTTCTGATTCTGACTATTACCAGCAGCTTTCTGCCCTGGAAATGGAGCTGAAGGAAGCGCGTGAAAGTTTGAATTTAACAGTACAGGATCTAAGTACATCAAACGAGGAACTGCAGTCGAGCAACGAGGAACTGATGTCATCTAACGAAGAGCTGCAAAGCTCTAACGAAGAGATGCAGTCCCTGAACGAAGAATTGCATACAGTTAATTCAGAACACCAGTTAAAGATAAAAGAACTACAGGAACTTAACGAAGACCTGGATAACTACATCAGAAGCTCAAACATCGGGCAGCTGTTTGTAGATCATGATCTGACGATCCGTAAGTTCACACCTTCCATCAATGGGCTTATCAATATTATTGAAAGTGATTTAGGCAGGCCGATCCACCACTTGTCGCATAACCTGAAGTATACCCACTGGCTGGAAGACATTAAACATGTAAACAACACTTCAGCAGAAGTAGAGCAGGAAGTAGAGACACAGGATGGCAAATACTACCTGATGCGCATTATACCTTACCTGAAGCACGATGGCAACAAAGATGGTGTAGTGATCAGTTTTGTAGAAGTTACGACGCTTAAAACGCTTACCAATGTGGTGCAGGGTGTACTGAACAGTTCCCTGAACAGTATTATGGCCTTTCAGGCAGTGCGGAATGAGAAGAATGAAATTTCTGATTTCTCCTGGACACTGCTAAATAAAAAAACGGAAGATCTGTTAGGGGTATCGCAAACAGATCTGCTGCACACCAGCGTGCAGCAAGTTATGCCGTTTTTGAAGAAGAGCGGACTGTTCCGGAAGCTGGCAAACGTAGTAGAGAAGGGGCAGCCTTTCCACATAGAGCAGCAACTGGAAGTAAACGACCAGAAAGCATGGTATGAGATTGCAGCTGTTAAAATGGGAGATGGCGTAACCGTCACTATGGGTGACATCACCGAGAAAAAGAGCAGCGACGATAAGGTGCTGATGGCTTATGAAGAGCTGAAAGCCGCCGAAGAGAACCTTATAAAATTGAATAATGAGCTGGAGAAAAGAGTGATGGAACGTACGCAGGCACTTGCTGCCAGCGAAGAACGTTTCAGGCTGGTTTCGATGGCTACCAACGATGTGATCTGGGACTGGAACCTGGTTACGAATGAGGTATGGTGGAGCGACAGCTTAACTTCCATGCTGCACTACAGTGCGGAGCAGATGGGCAAAGGTGTAAATGCCTGGTTCGGGATGATACACCCCGATGACAAGAATGAAGTGGAGAAAGGCATTAACAAAGCTATAAACCATGGTAAAGACCAGTGGGCAGGAGAGTATAGGATTAAAAAAGGCGATGGCACTTATGCCTATGTATCTAACAGGGCTTATATTATGCACAACGAATACCAGATGCCTTACCGCGTGCTGGGCTCGTTTATAGACCTGACCGACCTGAAGCAAACGCAGGAGAAACTACAGCAGACAAACGAACACCTGCTGCGCGTTATAGAAGACCTCGATACGTTTGTTTATACTGCATCTCATGACCTGAAATCACCGATTGGGAACATAGAAGGCCTGATGTTGCTGCTCGAAGAACAGATCGAATCAGCAGGGCCGATACCAGGTGAACCAACGGCGCCTGTTTTTGGAATGATTAAAGGCGCGATCAGAAGGTTTAAGAACGTGATAAAAGATCTTACTGATATTGCCAAAGTACAGCGCGATATAGACGGAGAAGTAGAGCAGGTAGATGTGCAGGAAGTGTTTAAAATTGTAAAAGATAACATGCAGGAGCTGCTTGCCAGCGAAAAGGCTAAATTTAAAGTTGATTTTAAGGAGGCACCGCAAATAACTTTTTCTAAAAAGAACCTGCACAGTGTGCTTTATAACCTGATAAGCAATGCCGTTAAGTATAAATCAAAAGACAGAGCCCCTGAAATTGAGATAAAGACCAAACGCATAGATGGTTATGTGCTGCTCACTGTAAAAGACAACGGACTTGGTATCAGCGCTGATAACATCTCTAAGCTGTTTACATTATTTAAGCGTTTCCATACGCATGTAGATGGTACAGGCATGGGCTTATACATTGTAAAACGATTAATTGATAATGCCAACGGATTTATAGAAGTAAAAAGTGAAGTAGGCAAAGGCACGACTTTTGAACTGTATTTTAAAGTATAGCACCCGTTAAGCAGCATGCTATAGGGCTGCCGGCAGGTTTATACTACAGAAGCAATTAAAATCAAAGAAACTTAGATGAAGAAAATCCCTTCCATATTACTTGTTGACGACGATGAAACTACCAACTACATCAATAAGCTGATCATAAACAGAGCGGCTATTACCGATGATTTGCTTATTGCTACTAATGGTAAGGATGCCATAGAGCTTGTTCGGGAGCGTTTCAATTCTACGGGAGGGAAGGATTATGCAGGCGTGCCGAAACTGATTTTGCTGGACATTAATATGCCTATTATGGATGGCTTTGGATTTTTGGATACTATTAAATCAGAAGTATGTTTTAAAGACCCGTCTATGGTGGTGGCGGTACTTACTACCTCGCTTAACCCACAGGATATTGAGAGAGTAAGAGAGGCGGGTGTAAAGGAGTTTGTTAACAAACCGCTCACTAAACAAAGCCTTGAGAACTTGATCGAAAAGTATTTTGAGAAAAACTCATCGGTTCCGGAAGCCGGGGGAGCTGACGTATAAGCAGCAATTGAAATTATAGTAAGGTGCCGACTGTTTACAAACTAAAGGAGAATGAATATTAGGATGGAGATGACAGAAGAAGAGTTTGATACAAGGTATAAAGCAGCACTGGATAGCGTTTTAGAAGCAATGGCCGAAAACTCGGAAGTAGATGTTAAGCAGTTTTACAGTTTAGCCTGCGTTTTAGAAAATATAAGTTTCTTTAGCCCGGTATTTTATGGTATAATCCAGAACGCAAAAAAGAAATAATTGTAGCTAAAGCTATACTTGTAAATATAACGAGTGAAGCCCTAAG of Pontibacter deserti contains these proteins:
- a CDS encoding response regulator; the protein is MKKIPSILLVDDDETTNYINKLIINRAAITDDLLIATNGKDAIELVRERFNSTGGKDYAGVPKLILLDINMPIMDGFGFLDTIKSEVCFKDPSMVVAVLTTSLNPQDIERVREAGVKEFVNKPLTKQSLENLIEKYFEKNSSVPEAGGADV
- a CDS encoding chemotaxis protein CheB; this translates as MSSGQEQIQITAKAPFMTETTKPADHYLVGIGASAGGLEAIHQLFDHFPNNSSFSFVIIQHLSPDHKSLMTELLSKHTSMQVLEAEDNMFTKPNCVYVLPSGKQLTMEHGRLRLADKERGREPNFAIDIFFESMAKSRGKYAIGIVLSGTGTDGTKGSKAIKKAGGMVVVQEPETAKFDGMPRSAINSGYVDYVLPPEQMPEEIIDYTRKFPLVKTIIANTEQEKDDLVLKEILDLVCTHTQTDFTNYKQATINRRVHKRINHLKLNSLTEYLTYLHENPAEIRKLCQEFFINVTRFFRDPEAFELLEQQVIPQILEDKRENESVKVWVAACSTGEEVYSLAMLFCEAYKKLNREPNIKLFATDIDQQAITQASKGSYPISIAKDLTPERLERFFTFKNNRYQVKDEIRKLVVFAQHDLQKDPPYSRIDLITCRNMLIYLNPDQQNKVIALFPYALNLDGYLLLGPSEHIGDMGSYFSEENRKWKLYRKIKEGVGRHKTYGITDYNYNATPLSQSTQYKNLSLAKYNDSFMDAVAEDFKVTALYVDEQYQLLHGIGDINRFLKFPDKRLHFNLIKMVPEELAVTLSVGIRKALKQDRKVVARQVKVKIEKKEQMVHVSIRPLTLEKGQAKIILILLQEMGEVTPLPKISDLSFVSDSDYYQQLSALEMELKEARESLNLTVQDLSTSNEELQSSNEELMSSNEELQSSNEEMQSLNEELHTVNSEHQLKIKELQELNEDLDNYIRSSNIGQLFVDHDLTIRKFTPSINGLINIIESDLGRPIHHLSHNLKYTHWLEDIKHVNNTSAEVEQEVETQDGKYYLMRIIPYLKHDGNKDGVVISFVEVTTLKTLTNVVQGVLNSSLNSIMAFQAVRNEKNEISDFSWTLLNKKTEDLLGVSQTDLLHTSVQQVMPFLKKSGLFRKLANVVEKGQPFHIEQQLEVNDQKAWYEIAAVKMGDGVTVTMGDITEKKSSDDKVLMAYEELKAAEENLIKLNNELEKRVMERTQALAASEERFRLVSMATNDVIWDWNLVTNEVWWSDSLTSMLHYSAEQMGKGVNAWFGMIHPDDKNEVEKGINKAINHGKDQWAGEYRIKKGDGTYAYVSNRAYIMHNEYQMPYRVLGSFIDLTDLKQTQEKLQQTNEHLLRVIEDLDTFVYTASHDLKSPIGNIEGLMLLLEEQIESAGPIPGEPTAPVFGMIKGAIRRFKNVIKDLTDIAKVQRDIDGEVEQVDVQEVFKIVKDNMQELLASEKAKFKVDFKEAPQITFSKKNLHSVLYNLISNAVKYKSKDRAPEIEIKTKRIDGYVLLTVKDNGLGISADNISKLFTLFKRFHTHVDGTGMGLYIVKRLIDNANGFIEVKSEVGKGTTFELYFKV